The genomic region GGTTCGGTGTGGAACAACAAAGCGGCGATCCCGGGGGATCGCCGCCTCGTCGTTCACCGGCCGTCTGTCCGACCGGCCGATCTCCGCGCCTGCGATCAGCGGCGGGCCAGGCGCGCGCTGTCGCCGTTGGCCGCCAGCAGCGGGCCGGAGCGGTCCATCAGCGCGATCCGCTGGTCGCGCGCGGCGCGGAAGCGGGCGCGCGCGCCGCCCGGAACGGGGTCGCCCGTCAGGTAGCGGATGGAGGTGGGGTTGATGGGCCGCCCGTGCTCGTGGAACTCGTAGTGAAGGTGCGGCCCGGTCGACAGGCCGGTGGAGCCCACGTAGCCGATCAGCTGCCCCTGCTTCACGCGC from Longimicrobium sp. harbors:
- a CDS encoding M23 family metallopeptidase, which translates into the protein GRFHPILRRMRAHHGIDYAASMGTPIRAVGDGVVGKAGWGGGYGNVVEIRHSRGYGSRYAHMRRFAEGIRPGARVKQGQLIGYVGSTGLSTGPHLHYEFHEHGRPINPTSIRYLTGDPVPGGARARFRAARDQRIALMDRSGPLLAANGDSARLARR